The stretch of DNA ATAAAAGAAATGGTTGATATTCCAAATATGATGGAAATGGCTTTAGATATGGTATCTGATTCTATCAAAGCATTTTATTCAGAGGATATTACCCTTGCTAAAAGTTGTGCTAAAAGAGATGATCAAGTAGATAAAATGTTTGGAAGCCTGATTCAGGAACTATTAGGTTACATTCCTAAAAATCCTAATTCTACAAACCAAATTATCCAATTAGCATTCGTGTGTAGATTTATTGAAAGAATAGCTGACCATTCCACAAATATTGCTGAAAATGTAATCTATTTAGTAACAGGAAAACGAATTGATTTGAACGCCTAACAAAAAATAGTATGAATCAAAGATGAAGCACACTAAGAGTGCTTCGTCTTTTTTTTATTCACAAGGTAGAGTTTTGTCGAAAAGGAAGCAAGATACGACAAATTGCGTTTATTGTGTGCCTATCAATCTGATGATAACATTAAATTATAAATAATAAGAATAATATGGATATATATGCATATAATGATTGTTTGCAGAAACGGAGGACAAAACATGATTGAGGAAATAATTAAATTACGAGGGGACGGGCTATCGTTTCCAAGAATTGCTTCAGTACTTAATACAACGGTTGGTAAAGTTCAATATAGATGGAATAAATGGATAGATCACTCGGATGAAATTCATTCAAATGTCCAAAAAACCACTGGTAAGAAGTCCGCTAATAGCCAAATTGCACCTGATCAAATTCCTCTTAAGGGTGAATTGAAGGCAAAACTTGTTTCCCCTCGAAAAATTATTCTTTTCTGGGAAGTTTCCGAAATACCGAAGAAAATAATTGAACTATTTTTCAAGAAAAGGTTTGAGGAGCTCGTAACGGTTATCCGTGTGTATGACGTAACAGATATTACGTTTAATGGAAAAAATGCACACCATTTTTATGAAATACCCGTTTCTTATCAAAGTGGACATTGGATAATAAAAGGCCTAATACCCAATAGGAATTTTGTTGCAGAATTAGGAATTTATTTTTCAGATCAAAACTTTTTCCCTCTTCTTCGGTCTAATTGCATTCAAACCCCTCAATCCCAGATAGTGAGTGGGTATGAAGGGAACTCTAATCTTTACTTGAAGGTTCAAGAATATGAAGAGAAACCGCCAAAGTGGACGGAACATGTAAGTACGTATAGCTATTATGTTGAAACAACAAACAACTTGGAGGAGAAAAATGAATAAGACATTTTCTCAACAAGATGAGGCTAATAAGCCCGCAAATAATTGGCAATTAAAAATCTTAATGCTGTGCTGGGAGTATCCACCGAATATTGTTGGCGGACTCTCGAGGCATGTAGCTGGTTTATCCGCTGAATTGGCAGCACTTGGTCATGAAGTTCATGTATTAACGGCTGGGACGGACCAACTTCCTGCGTTTGAAACCATGAGTGGTGTGCATGTTCATCGAGTTCAGCCAATTAATAATCGTGATGAGCATTTTTTCCCCTGGATAGGCGGCTTAAATTTGGCCATGGCCTTTAAGGCTGAAAGATTATCAGAAGAGATTACATTTGATTTACTACATGCACATGATTGGCTTGTAGGGGCATCTGCTATTGTTTTAAAGGATACCCTTGGTGTCCCATTATTAACGACCATTCACGCAACTGAGCATGGTAGAAATAATGGGATTTACAATGAAATGCAGCAATTTATACATGAGAAGGAACAACAGTTAATTTCTGAATCTGATCATATTATTGTTTGCAGTGAATACATGAGGGATGAACTCCTTTCTATATTTAAAGAAACATATGTGAATATAGCTGTTATTCCAAATGGAATTGAGTTAGTGGCACCAAATCAAGCCTTAAATGAGATTTTCCCGGGACTAAAGAACGGAAAATATATATTTTCCTTAGGGAGAATTGTAAAGGAAAAGGGTTTTGAAACAATCATAGAGGCAGCTGCAATTGCCAAAGATGAAGGATTAGATTATCGGTTTATTATTGCTGGAAAGGGGCCAATGCTTGAGGCATATCGCCAGCATATTTCAACCCGGCAATTAGAGAGTCACGTCCAATTTATTGGCTTCATTACAGATGAACAAAGGAATGTCTTGATTCAAGAAAGTGAGTTGGCGGTGATACCAAGTTTATACGAACCTTTTGGTATTGTTGCATTGGAAACAATGACCTTCGGTAAACCAACGATTGTTTCCAATACCGGAGGCATGAAAGGAATAGTTAAGCACCTCCAAACAGGGTTATTGATGGTTCCGGGAGATGCACGAAGCTTACTGGAGCAAATTAGCTTTTTACATAATAACCCTAAGAAAGCACAAGAAATTGGAGAAAAGGGAAGACAAATTGTAAAGAGCTTGTATGGTTGGAAACGAA from Bacillus sp. SLBN-46 encodes:
- a CDS encoding glycosyltransferase family 4 protein, which produces MNKTFSQQDEANKPANNWQLKILMLCWEYPPNIVGGLSRHVAGLSAELAALGHEVHVLTAGTDQLPAFETMSGVHVHRVQPINNRDEHFFPWIGGLNLAMAFKAERLSEEITFDLLHAHDWLVGASAIVLKDTLGVPLLTTIHATEHGRNNGIYNEMQQFIHEKEQQLISESDHIIVCSEYMRDELLSIFKETYVNIAVIPNGIELVAPNQALNEIFPGLKNGKYIFSLGRIVKEKGFETIIEAAAIAKDEGLDYRFIIAGKGPMLEAYRQHISTRQLESHVQFIGFITDEQRNVLIQESELAVIPSLYEPFGIVALETMTFGKPTIVSNTGGMKGIVKHLQTGLLMVPGDARSLLEQISFLHNNPKKAQEIGEKGRQIVKSLYGWKRIASETSRVMEDLLLSERINKSEEEGQGRQIIRK
- a CDS encoding DUF4912 domain-containing protein, with translation MIEEIIKLRGDGLSFPRIASVLNTTVGKVQYRWNKWIDHSDEIHSNVQKTTGKKSANSQIAPDQIPLKGELKAKLVSPRKIILFWEVSEIPKKIIELFFKKRFEELVTVIRVYDVTDITFNGKNAHHFYEIPVSYQSGHWIIKGLIPNRNFVAELGIYFSDQNFFPLLRSNCIQTPQSQIVSGYEGNSNLYLKVQEYEEKPPKWTEHVSTYSYYVETTNNLEEKNE